A section of the Falco biarmicus isolate bFalBia1 chromosome 3, bFalBia1.pri, whole genome shotgun sequence genome encodes:
- the WRNIP1 gene encoding ATPase WRNIP1 yields MAGTEEPPVQCPVCQRELPGAHINAHLDLCLQAGEGEAQLGSSPPCKRPRLAAAAPGSQAEGELKEAHLAAAPPVSSFFYKGLGGGQSPGAPGRRSGTGREEAAVRPADGGSVAGSGAALRGTSLGQKLEGKPLAERLRPDTLGEYVGQERVLGAQTLLRSLLESHEIPSLILWGPPGCGKTTLAHIIANSSKKNGTRFVTLSATSAKTNDVRDVISQAQNEKRLFKRKTILFIDEIHRFNKSQQDTFLPHVECGTVTLIGATTENPSFQVNAALLSRCRVIVLEKLSVEAMEAILMRAVRSLGVQVLVQGDQHSSSATGSSSESSEFPVYIEEKALNTLAYLCDGDARTGLNGLQLAVQARLAAGKTTPLNITKGGSADGILITEEHVKEGLQRSHILYDRAGEEHYNCISALHKSMRGSDENASLYWLARMLEGGEDPLYVARRLVRFASEDIGLADPLALTQAVAAYQGCHFIGMPECEVILAQCVVYFARAPKSIEVYRAYSNVKECLRMHTGPLPPVPLHLRNAPTRLMKNLGYGKGYKYNPMYKEPVEQDYLPEELKGTDFFKEQKT; encoded by the exons ATGGCGGGCACCGAGGAGCCGCCGGTGCAGTGCCCCGTGTGCCAGCGGGAGCTGCCGGGCGCGCACATCAACGCGCACCTGGACCTGTGCCTGCAGGCCGGGGAGGGCGAGGCGCAGCTGGGCTCGTCGCCCCCCTGCAAACGGCCGCGCctggccgccgccgcgccggggagCCAGGCGGAGGGGGAGCTGAAGGAGGCCCACCtggccgccgcgccccccgtCTCGTCCTTCTTCTACAAGGGCCTCGGCGGCGGGCAGAGCCCGGGAGCCCCCGGCAGGAGGAGCGGGACGGGGCGGGAGGAGGCCGCCGTGAGGCCGGCGGACGGAGGCTCGGtggcgggcagcggggcggcgCTGCGAGGGACGAGCCTGGGGCAGAAGCTGGAGGGGAAGCCCCTGGCCGAGCGGCTACGGCCGGACACGCTGGGGGAGTACGTGGGGCAGGAGCGGGTGCTGGGAGCGCAGACCCTGCTGCGGTCCCTGCTGGAGTCCCACGAAATCCCCTCGCTCATCCTGTGGGGGCCGCCGGGCTGCGGCAAG ACTACACTGGCACACATCATagccaacagcagcaaaaagaatGGTACGAGGTTTGTGACGCTGTCAGCCACAAGTGCCAAGACAAACGATGTTCGAGATGTCATCAGCCAAGCCCAGAATGAAAAAAGACTCTTCAAGAGAAAAACCATCCTCTTTATTGATGAGATCCATCGTTTCAATAAGTCTCAGCAG GACACTTTCCTTCCTCACGTCGAGTGTGGGACAGTGACCCTGATAGGAGCGACCACAGAAAATCCTTCCTTCCAAGTCAATGCTGCTCTTCTGAGCCGATGCCGGGTGATTGTCCTGGAGAAGCTCTCGGTTGAAGCAATGGAGGCGATTCTGATGCGGGCCGTCAGGTCCTTAGGGGTCCAGGTTTTGGTCCAGGGCgaccagcacagcagctctgcaactggcagcagcagtgagagcTCAGA ATTCCCGGTGTACATAGAGGAGAAAGCTCTAAATACCCTAGCCTACCTTTGTGATGGTGATGCAAGAACTGGACTGAATGGACTCCAGTTAGCAGTACAGGCCAGATTAGCAGCGGGGAAGACCACTCCTTTGAATATTACCAAAGGTGGTTCTGCAGATGGCATTCTGATAACAGAAGAGCATGTAAAGGAAGGGCTACAGCGATCTCACATCCTGTATGACCGAGCAG GAGAAGAACATTACAATTGCATCTCTGCCCTGCATAAGTCTATGAGAGGCTCAGATGAAAACGCTTCCCTTTACTGGCTTGCTCGAATGCTTGAAGGTGGTGAGGATCCGCTCTATGTGGCGAGAAGGCTGGTGAGGTTTGCCAGTGAAGATATAG GGCTGGCAGATCCTCTGGCGTTAACACAAGCAGTTGCTGCTTATCAAGGCTGTCACTTCATTGGAATGCCAGAATGTGAG GTGATTCTAGCACAGTGTGTAGTATACTTTGCCAGAGCACCAAAGTCTATAGAGGTATATAGGGCTTATAGCAATGTCAAAGAATGTCTGAGAATGCACACAGGACCTCTGCCACCTGTTCCGCTGCACCTGAGAAATGCTCCCACAAGGCTCATGAAGAACTTGGGCTATGGTAAAGGCTATAAATATAACCCCATGTACAAGGAACCTGTAGAGCAGGACTATCTACCAGAAGAGCTGAAAGGAACAGACTTCTTCAAGGAACAAAAAACCTAA